One genomic region from Bos indicus isolate NIAB-ARS_2022 breed Sahiwal x Tharparkar chromosome 17, NIAB-ARS_B.indTharparkar_mat_pri_1.0, whole genome shotgun sequence encodes:
- the CLDN5 gene encoding claudin-5, whose translation MGSAALEILGLVLCLVGWVGLILACGLPMWQVTAFLDHNIVTAQTTWKGLWMSCVVQSTGHMQCKVYDSVLALSPEVQAARALTVGAVLLALVALFVTLAGAQCTTCVAPGPAKARVALTGGALYALCGLLALVPLCWFANIVVREFYDPTVPMSQKYELGAALYIGWAASALLMCGGGLVCCGAWVCTGRPDFSFPVKYSASRRPTATGDYDKKNYV comes from the coding sequence ATGGGGTCGGCGGCGCTGGAGATTCTCGGCTTGGTGCTGTGCCTGGTGGGCTGGGTGGGCCTGATTCTGGCGTGCGGGCTCCCCATGTGGCAGGTGACGGCCTTCCTGGACCACAACATCGTGACGGCGCAGACCACCTGGAAGGGGCTGTGGATGTCGTGCGTGGTGCAGAGCACAGGGCACATGCAGTGCAAGGTGTACGACTCCGTGCTGGCGCTGAGCCCCGAGGTGCAGGCGGCGCGGGCCCTCACCGTGGGCGCCGTGCTGCTGGCGCTCGTCGCGCTGTTCGTGACCCTGGCAGGCGCCCAGTGCACCACCTGCGTGGCCCCCGGCCCGGCCAAGGCGCGCGTGGCGCTCACGGGCGGCGCGCTCTACGCGCTCTGCGGGCTGCTGGCGCTGGTGCCGCTCTGCTGGTTCGCCAACATCGTGGTCCGCGAGTTCTACGACCCGACCGTGCCCATGTCTCAGAAGTACGAGCTGGGAGCCGCGCTCTACATTGGCTGGGCCGCCTCGGCGCTGCTCATGTGCGGCGGCGGCCTCGTGTGCTGCGGCGCCTGGGTCTGCACCGGCCGCCCGGATTTCAGCTTCCCGGTGAAGTACTCGGCGTCGCGGCGGCCGACGGCCACCGGCGACTATGACAAGAAGAACTACGTCTGA